A stretch of Mucilaginibacter terrae DNA encodes these proteins:
- a CDS encoding MBL fold metallo-hydrolase produces the protein MALYITSLNSGSNGNCYYVGNEHEAVLVDVGISCREVERRMLRLNLSMQKVKAIFISHEHSDHIRGLTVLSKKYQLPVYITTATMQYGRLFLEENLIQTFKAYEPVQVGGLSISAFPKFHDAAHPHSFVVSYNDVNVGVFTDIGAPCEHLIKHFKQCHAAFLEANYDEQMLAQGNYPYHLKKRITGGRGHLSNKQARRAVYHPPTCVYEFGATLPLIKRQ, from the coding sequence ATGGCGCTGTATATAACATCACTAAACTCGGGCAGTAACGGCAATTGCTACTATGTGGGCAATGAGCACGAAGCCGTGCTGGTTGATGTAGGCATATCCTGCCGCGAGGTAGAACGCCGTATGCTGAGGTTAAACCTCAGTATGCAAAAGGTTAAAGCCATATTTATATCGCACGAGCATTCTGATCATATTCGTGGTCTTACCGTTCTGTCTAAAAAATACCAGCTTCCGGTTTACATTACTACCGCTACCATGCAGTACGGGCGTTTATTTTTAGAGGAGAATTTAATTCAAACTTTTAAAGCGTATGAGCCGGTACAAGTGGGCGGGTTAAGCATAAGCGCCTTTCCTAAATTTCATGATGCGGCACATCCGCATAGTTTTGTGGTAAGTTATAATGATGTTAATGTAGGCGTATTTACCGATATTGGCGCACCTTGTGAGCATCTTATCAAGCACTTCAAGCAGTGCCACGCTGCATTTTTAGAAGCTAATTACGATGAGCAAATGCTGGCGCAGGGCAACTATCCGTACCATCTTAAAAAACGCATTACCGGGGGCCGTGGGCACTTGTCAAATAAACAGGCGCGTCGAGCTGTTTACCACCCACCGACCTGCGTTTATGAGTTTGGTGCTACTCTCCCACTTATCAAAAGACAATAA
- a CDS encoding PAS domain S-box protein, translated as MNHAPTDVAVFSAIIEESPTPIALYEGREMRIRLANKAMICDAWGKDGSVIGKTLKEALPELEGQPFFQLLEDVFTTGKPYEAEEDLVQMIIDGQLQDNYYSFTYKPLFNAEGKVWAILNTATNVTGQVTARKHAHEIKEQLNFSLAAAGIGTWYLNLDTNKVSWDERTKELYGFPKDDVVVYEEALKYIHPNDRLLVDAAVTRALNHESGGNYDIKFRTIGAVDKKLRWLHCKGKAYFNTNGQPYRFSGITLDISEQVFADEKIKSAEQLAQLALENIDAGSYLVHLATNAISYTPLFAKILTGNEAVDLNREAFIKYVHPEDLKVRKAAYEKALRTGKLSYEARVVWDDGSVHWIKVTGRYTYDNTKKPTHFSGIVEDITADAEAKLEQQRLLWLIDNSTDLIALSNWDGKLTYLNKAGQKMMGFDSLQEAQRPTVEYVMPDQVKRVAEEINPSLLKHGRWEGEVIYRNHKTGEAIPGYATSLLVRDVASGEPLGRASVVRDLRPEIAARKALIESEQLFRAITTASPTALWMTDNSGEITYVNQVWVNWTGRPLDEHLGSGWLNSVLPDDVQVAADKFINDFKAQVVHESFFRITHLNGKIRWVVCTGNPQYNAEGIFKGYVGACVDITDQKQLQQQKDEFIGIASHELKTPVTSLKAYTQVLQTIFMREGDEKSAMLGKMNNQIDRLTSLIGDLLDVTKIQSGRLQFNDDYFDFNQLITELVEDLQRTTSKHQIALELNTTGTAYADKDRIVQVITNLISNAIKYSPQADKIIVRTSLKNNEINVCVQDFGIGIKEDKQHKVFEQFYRVSGDKQHTFPGLGLGLYISSEIIKREGGRIWVTSVEGQGSTFCFALPVNHP; from the coding sequence ATGAACCACGCCCCAACCGATGTTGCTGTTTTCAGCGCAATTATTGAAGAATCGCCTACGCCTATTGCATTGTACGAGGGGCGCGAAATGCGCATAAGGCTGGCTAACAAGGCCATGATTTGTGATGCATGGGGCAAAGATGGCTCGGTTATAGGCAAGACCCTTAAAGAGGCATTACCCGAATTGGAAGGCCAACCGTTTTTTCAACTGCTCGAAGATGTTTTTACCACCGGCAAACCTTATGAAGCCGAGGAAGATCTTGTGCAGATGATCATTGACGGCCAACTACAGGACAACTATTACTCATTTACCTACAAGCCCTTGTTTAATGCTGAGGGTAAAGTGTGGGCTATACTTAATACTGCTACCAACGTTACGGGGCAGGTAACAGCCCGCAAGCACGCCCACGAAATAAAGGAGCAGCTCAATTTTTCTTTAGCAGCAGCAGGAATAGGTACATGGTACCTCAACCTCGATACCAATAAGGTTAGTTGGGATGAGCGCACCAAAGAGTTATATGGCTTTCCAAAGGATGATGTAGTGGTTTATGAGGAAGCACTAAAATATATACATCCCAACGACCGCCTGCTGGTTGATGCAGCGGTTACAAGAGCCTTAAACCACGAAAGCGGTGGTAATTACGATATTAAATTCAGGACAATTGGTGCCGTAGATAAAAAGCTGCGCTGGCTACATTGTAAGGGTAAGGCTTATTTTAATACCAATGGCCAACCTTACCGTTTTTCGGGAATTACGTTAGACATAAGCGAGCAGGTTTTTGCCGATGAGAAAATAAAATCGGCCGAACAGTTAGCCCAACTCGCACTCGAAAATATTGATGCCGGCAGTTACCTGGTGCATTTGGCTACTAATGCCATAAGCTATACCCCTTTATTTGCCAAAATACTTACGGGCAACGAAGCCGTGGATTTAAACCGCGAGGCATTCATCAAATATGTACACCCCGAAGATTTAAAAGTACGTAAGGCGGCATACGAAAAAGCTTTACGCACAGGCAAGTTATCATACGAAGCACGGGTTGTATGGGACGATGGCTCGGTACATTGGATAAAAGTAACCGGGCGATACACTTACGACAATACTAAAAAACCGACCCACTTTTCGGGCATAGTTGAAGATATTACAGCCGATGCTGAGGCCAAACTGGAGCAGCAACGGCTCTTATGGCTTATTGACAACAGCACCGATTTAATTGCATTGAGTAATTGGGACGGCAAACTAACTTACCTGAATAAAGCCGGGCAAAAAATGATGGGCTTTGATAGCCTGCAGGAAGCCCAGCGCCCTACTGTTGAATACGTTATGCCCGATCAGGTAAAACGGGTGGCCGAAGAAATTAATCCATCGCTTTTAAAGCATGGCCGTTGGGAAGGAGAGGTTATTTACCGTAATCACAAAACCGGCGAAGCTATACCGGGTTATGCCACCTCCCTCCTGGTACGCGATGTGGCAAGCGGAGAGCCTTTAGGTCGCGCTTCGGTGGTGCGCGATTTGCGCCCCGAAATAGCCGCCCGTAAAGCACTTATTGAAAGCGAGCAGCTTTTCAGGGCTATTACCACAGCATCACCCACTGCGTTGTGGATGACTGATAACAGTGGAGAAATTACGTATGTAAACCAGGTTTGGGTAAACTGGACCGGCAGGCCGCTTGATGAGCATTTAGGCAGCGGCTGGCTCAATAGTGTTTTACCTGATGACGTACAGGTAGCAGCCGATAAGTTTATAAATGATTTTAAAGCCCAGGTTGTGCATGAAAGCTTTTTCAGGATTACGCACCTCAATGGCAAAATACGCTGGGTGGTATGCACCGGTAACCCCCAGTATAATGCAGAGGGCATATTTAAAGGTTACGTTGGGGCATGTGTTGATATTACCGACCAAAAGCAACTGCAACAGCAAAAAGACGAATTTATAGGCATTGCCAGTCATGAATTAAAAACCCCGGTTACCAGCTTAAAAGCATACACCCAGGTTTTGCAGACCATTTTCATGCGCGAAGGCGATGAAAAATCGGCCATGCTGGGTAAAATGAACAACCAGATTGACCGGCTTACCAGTTTGATAGGCGATTTATTGGATGTTACCAAAATACAATCGGGCCGTTTGCAGTTTAACGATGATTATTTTGATTTTAACCAACTGATTACCGAATTGGTTGAAGACCTTCAGCGAACAACGAGCAAACACCAGATTGCCCTTGAGCTGAACACTACCGGCACCGCCTATGCCGATAAAGACCGCATTGTACAAGTTATTACCAACCTCATTAGTAACGCCATTAAATATTCGCCCCAGGCCGATAAAATTATTGTGCGTACTTCACTAAAAAATAACGAAATAAACGTTTGCGTTCAGGATTTTGGTATTGGTATAAAGGAAGATAAACAGCACAAGGTTTTTGAGCAGTTTTACCGGGTAAGCGGTGACAAGCAGCACACTTTTCCGGGGTTAGGCCTGGGGTTGTATATATCATCAGAAATTATTAAACGCGAGGGAGGCCGCATATGGGTAACATCGGTTGAGGGCCAGGGGTCAACCTTCTGTTTTGCATTACCTGTTAATCACCCCTAA
- the coaD gene encoding pantetheine-phosphate adenylyltransferase, whose protein sequence is MKIALFPGSFDPVTKAHVDIVKRSLSLFDKLYIGIGVNSSKQSFLSIEQRQQMLRAVFEMEPKIHIIAYEGLTVDFCKSIDANYMIRGIRTVSDFEYEKAIAQMNHALAPDIESIFIVSKPGYSSISSTIVREVLKHNGDVSQFIPKEALEYLKVNHV, encoded by the coding sequence ATGAAAATCGCCCTTTTCCCCGGCTCGTTCGATCCTGTTACCAAAGCACATGTTGATATTGTAAAACGCTCGCTTAGTTTGTTTGATAAGCTGTACATAGGCATTGGCGTAAACAGCTCTAAACAAAGCTTTTTAAGTATTGAGCAACGCCAGCAAATGCTGAGGGCAGTATTTGAAATGGAACCTAAAATTCACATCATAGCTTACGAAGGCTTAACGGTAGATTTTTGTAAGAGTATTGATGCCAACTACATGATACGCGGTATACGTACCGTGTCTGACTTTGAATATGAGAAGGCCATTGCACAAATGAATCATGCACTGGCCCCCGATATTGAGAGTATTTTTATTGTAAGCAAACCCGGCTACTCATCCATCAGCTCAACCATAGTGCGCGAGGTGTTAAAGCACAATGGCGATGTAAGCCAGTTTATTCCGAAAGAGGCGCTGGAATATCTGAAAGTAAATCACGTTTAA
- the rlmF gene encoding 23S rRNA (adenine(1618)-N(6))-methyltransferase RlmF, producing MANKIPSNSTEKTNLHPRNLHRGRYDFKALIKALPALREFVTENEQGEPTVNFTNPEAVKTINQALLKQSYGIASWDIPEGFLCPPIPGRADYIHYIADVLAEDNNGKVPTGNSIKVLDVGVGANCIYPLIGHKAYGWSFVGSEADYIAVASAQKIVKDNGLAGAIDIRKQTSYAHIFEGIIKSGEKFDITMCNPPFHSSSKEVLQKSQRKWEKLGQDTNPGLNFGGRNNELWCEGGEPRFLNKIMSESKQFAKSCKWFSSLISQKTTLPGCYKSLDYLGATDVKTITMSQGQKTSRILVWRF from the coding sequence ATGGCAAACAAAATACCAAGTAACAGTACCGAGAAAACCAATTTACACCCGCGTAATTTACACCGTGGGCGATATGATTTTAAAGCGTTAATAAAAGCCCTGCCCGCTTTGCGCGAATTCGTTACCGAAAATGAACAGGGCGAGCCAACAGTTAATTTTACCAACCCTGAGGCCGTTAAAACCATTAACCAGGCATTGCTAAAACAAAGTTATGGCATTGCTTCATGGGATATTCCTGAAGGATTTTTATGCCCGCCTATCCCCGGCCGTGCCGATTACATTCATTATATAGCCGATGTATTAGCCGAAGATAACAACGGCAAGGTGCCAACCGGCAATAGCATCAAAGTACTGGATGTTGGTGTGGGCGCCAACTGCATTTATCCGCTTATTGGGCACAAAGCTTATGGATGGAGCTTTGTTGGCAGCGAGGCTGATTACATTGCTGTGGCATCGGCCCAAAAGATCGTTAAAGACAATGGTCTTGCGGGAGCAATTGATATACGTAAGCAAACTTCATATGCGCACATTTTTGAAGGCATTATAAAATCCGGTGAAAAATTCGACATTACGATGTGCAACCCCCCGTTCCATTCATCGTCAAAAGAGGTACTGCAAAAATCACAACGTAAATGGGAAAAACTTGGACAAGATACCAACCCCGGTTTAAATTTTGGCGGCCGCAACAACGAGCTTTGGTGTGAGGGTGGCGAACCACGTTTCCTAAACAAAATAATGAGCGAGAGTAAACAGTTTGCCAAATCATGCAAGTGGTTTTCATCATTAATTTCACAAAAAACAACGCTACCAGGTTGCTACAAATCGCTCGACTATTTAGGTGCTACAGATGTAAAGACCATCACCATGTCGCAAGGGCAAAAAACCAGCCGCATATTGGTGTGGAGGTTTTAG
- a CDS encoding response regulator, translated as MRKRILIADDDPGIVDAVEIMLDFYGYQVSSTYDGNDVLKLSEYPDVLLLDIWMSGCDGRDICKELKANASTRHIPVLMVSASKDIAQSAIQSGADDFLAKPFEMEELLLKIEKLTH; from the coding sequence ATGCGCAAGCGAATATTAATTGCAGACGACGATCCGGGAATCGTGGATGCTGTTGAAATAATGCTCGATTTTTATGGATACCAGGTTAGTTCAACCTATGATGGTAATGATGTATTAAAACTCAGTGAATATCCGGATGTGCTGCTGCTTGATATATGGATGTCGGGCTGTGATGGAAGGGATATTTGCAAGGAATTAAAAGCTAACGCAAGCACTCGCCATATACCGGTGCTCATGGTATCGGCCAGCAAGGATATTGCGCAATCGGCCATACAATCAGGAGCCGATGATTTTTTGGCGAAGCCATTTGAGATGGAAGAATTACTTTTAAAAATAGAGAAACTCACTCATTAA
- a CDS encoding nucleoside triphosphate pyrophosphohydrolase family protein: protein MQEPSALNQVAEFHKTFKHPVVSSPAIPSKERCNLRVSLLAEEVKELQEAIENNDLTEVADALCDIQYVLAGAILEFGLGEKFKTLFDEVHRSNMSKACQTIEEANATIAHYKQKDGCEAYYKNEDDLFLVYRKHDNKTLKSINYSPANLKSIL, encoded by the coding sequence ATGCAAGAACCAAGCGCACTAAACCAGGTAGCCGAATTTCATAAAACGTTTAAACACCCGGTGGTTAGCAGCCCGGCTATTCCTTCGAAAGAACGCTGTAACTTACGCGTGTCGCTATTAGCCGAGGAGGTTAAAGAACTGCAGGAAGCTATTGAAAATAATGATCTAACAGAGGTGGCCGATGCCCTGTGCGATATACAATATGTGTTGGCTGGCGCTATTTTGGAATTTGGTTTGGGCGAAAAATTTAAAACTTTGTTTGATGAGGTACACCGCTCTAACATGAGCAAGGCTTGCCAAACTATAGAAGAGGCAAATGCCACCATAGCACACTATAAACAAAAAGATGGCTGCGAAGCTTATTATAAAAATGAGGACGATCTATTTTTGGTTTACCGTAAACACGATAACAAAACCTTAAAATCTATCAACTATTCGCCGGCCAACTTAAAGAGCATTTTATAA
- a CDS encoding NUDIX hydrolase — MAQKYRIYINQKVVLITQSVPMHPEQYEQLDQQSFDLKTLYHKIITDNARLYYYILVNDAKSFLKKVMKSVTLIEAAGGLVKNDKGHYLFIFRNGKWDIPKGKLEKGEKPKDGAVREVEEECGIAIDECGKKIVNTYHVYTSKGEVVLKKTYWYKMKYFGKAKLKPQVEEGITEVRWMTKKDIGLVVDNTFPSIMDVLLKRDLLSDIPAPLSE; from the coding sequence ATGGCACAAAAATACAGAATTTATATCAACCAAAAGGTGGTTTTAATTACGCAATCGGTACCAATGCATCCCGAGCAATACGAACAGCTTGACCAACAATCGTTTGATTTGAAAACTTTGTACCATAAAATTATTACCGACAACGCCAGGTTGTACTATTATATACTGGTAAATGATGCCAAATCTTTCCTCAAAAAGGTGATGAAAAGCGTTACTTTAATAGAGGCAGCCGGTGGTTTGGTGAAGAATGACAAGGGACATTATCTTTTCATTTTCCGTAACGGTAAATGGGACATCCCTAAAGGAAAACTGGAAAAAGGTGAAAAGCCTAAAGATGGTGCCGTGCGCGAAGTAGAAGAGGAGTGCGGTATTGCTATTGACGAATGCGGCAAAAAGATTGTGAACACCTACCACGTTTACACAAGCAAAGGCGAAGTGGTGCTCAAAAAAACTTACTGGTACAAAATGAAATACTTTGGAAAAGCCAAACTTAAACCACAGGTTGAAGAAGGCATAACCGAAGTACGCTGGATGACCAAAAAAGACATTGGGCTAGTGGTAGATAACACCTTTCCATCAATTATGGATGTGCTGCTTAAACGTGATTTACTTTCAGATATTCCAGCGCCTCTTTCGGAATAA
- the pyrE gene encoding orotate phosphoribosyltransferase, which produces MFNKNEIEQQVAEFLLQIKAIKLQPDNPFTWASGWKSPIYCDNRVTLSHPSIRTYIRQKLTQAIQEEFGSVQCIAGVATAGIPQGALVAQELGLPFIYVRSKPKEHGTGSMIEGEIMPGNRVVVIEDLISTGKSSLQAVDALRAAGYEVAGLAAIFTYGFDVADDNFKKAKCRYITLSNYPAMLEFAEEKQYINKQSVELLKKWRENPAEWGK; this is translated from the coding sequence ATGTTTAATAAAAATGAGATTGAACAGCAAGTGGCTGAATTTCTGTTGCAAATTAAAGCAATTAAATTACAACCCGACAATCCTTTTACATGGGCTTCGGGATGGAAATCGCCAATTTACTGTGATAATCGCGTAACGTTATCTCATCCATCTATCCGTACCTACATTCGTCAAAAACTCACCCAGGCCATTCAGGAAGAATTTGGCTCGGTACAATGTATTGCAGGTGTAGCCACAGCGGGCATACCACAAGGTGCGTTGGTAGCGCAAGAATTAGGCTTACCTTTTATCTACGTACGCTCTAAACCTAAAGAACACGGTACGGGCTCCATGATCGAAGGCGAAATTATGCCCGGCAATCGTGTAGTAGTAATTGAAGACCTGATATCTACCGGAAAAAGCAGCTTACAGGCCGTTGATGCTTTGCGTGCTGCCGGTTATGAAGTTGCAGGTTTGGCAGCCATATTTACTTATGGGTTTGATGTGGCCGATGATAATTTCAAAAAAGCCAAATGTCGTTATATAACCCTGTCAAACTACCCGGCTATGTTAGAGTTTGCCGAAGAAAAGCAATACATTAACAAGCAAAGTGTAGAACTGTTAAAAAAATGGCGCGAAAACCCTGCCGAGTGGGGTAAGTAG
- a CDS encoding RNA recognition motif domain-containing protein, translating to MVKLFVSGFPLEITEIELAKLIAPHGDISTIKIVRDKQTRKCKGYAFIEMLTEDGAAQAAAALDGTTMVDRELTVKLSEERPVKPPPKRNFNAPRNTSYPNRSYNNNNNNQSSETERPKRPRKSF from the coding sequence ATGGTAAAACTATTCGTGAGCGGTTTCCCACTCGAAATTACTGAAATTGAACTGGCGAAGCTTATTGCCCCTCATGGCGACATAAGTACCATTAAAATTGTACGTGATAAGCAAACCCGTAAATGCAAGGGCTATGCTTTTATTGAAATGCTTACCGAGGATGGTGCTGCACAAGCCGCAGCAGCCCTGGATGGTACCACAATGGTCGACAGAGAGCTAACTGTCAAACTATCAGAAGAACGCCCGGTAAAACCGCCACCAAAGCGCAATTTCAATGCCCCACGCAATACTTCATACCCCAACCGGAGCTATAACAATAATAACAACAACCAATCGTCAGAAACCGAACGACCTAAAAGGCCGAGAAAGAGTTTTTAA
- a CDS encoding DinB family protein, with protein sequence MYRSINDFLADWQQEAANTAKIFANITEEVKGIKINPNIRSLERLAWHITETITEMGTKAGLFDSNLLEHQPVPATFAQIAATHQKYNALLAEAVTKRWVDSGLTDEVPMYGESWAKGTVLSVLIAHEAHHRSQMTVIMRMVGLPVPGLYGPSAEEWVAYGMAVQE encoded by the coding sequence ATGTACCGTAGCATTAACGATTTCCTGGCCGATTGGCAGCAAGAGGCGGCAAATACCGCTAAAATTTTTGCCAATATAACCGAGGAGGTAAAGGGCATTAAAATTAATCCTAATATACGCTCGTTAGAGCGCCTGGCCTGGCACATTACCGAAACCATAACCGAGATGGGTACCAAAGCCGGTTTGTTTGACAGCAACCTGCTGGAGCATCAGCCGGTACCGGCCACCTTTGCCCAAATTGCAGCCACTCACCAAAAATATAATGCCCTGCTGGCCGAGGCCGTAACCAAGCGCTGGGTTGACTCGGGCTTAACCGATGAGGTACCCATGTACGGCGAGAGCTGGGCAAAAGGAACGGTGTTGAGTGTATTAATTGCCCACGAGGCGCATCATCGCAGCCAAATGACCGTTATTATGCGGATGGTGGGCTTGCCGGTTCCGGGCTTATATGGCCCATCGGCTGAGGAATGGGTGGCTTATGGCATGGCCGTTCAAGAATAA
- a CDS encoding ABC-F family ATP-binding cassette domain-containing protein has protein sequence MINVSNLSLRFGKRILFEDVNLKFTQGNCYGIIGANGAGKSTFLKILSGDIDPTTGSVSFTPGERMAVLKQNHYEFDEFPVIETVLMGYKELYNTMKEKDAIYLKEDFTDADGERAGELENLFAEMDGWNAESNAATILSNLGIKEDTHYKLLKELDGTQKVRVLLAQALFGKPDILLLDEPTNDLDINTISWLEDFLAGYEAIVLVVSHDRHFLDTVCTHVVDIDFSKMTIYTGNYTFWYQSSQLALKQRSDQNKKLEEKVKELQEFISRFSANASKSKQATSRKKALDKINLDEIKPSNRKYPAIMFNQQSREAGDQILQIENLSKTLNGEVMFKNINLMVGKGDKIAILSKNSLATTAFYDILTGRDTDFTGSFKWGITINPADMPIDNAEYFKGKDLNLVDWLREYAPGDKDEQFIRSFLGRMLFSGEEVLKKSTVLSGGEKMRCMFSRMMLQQPNVLIFDEPTNHLDLESITALNNGMKDFKGTILFTSRDHELTETVATRVIELTPKGIIDKMMSYDDYITSDVVQQQRDEMYA, from the coding sequence ATGATTAACGTTTCAAATTTATCATTGCGCTTTGGTAAGCGCATCTTATTCGAGGATGTAAACTTAAAGTTTACACAAGGCAACTGTTATGGCATTATTGGCGCAAACGGTGCTGGTAAATCTACTTTCCTCAAAATTCTTTCGGGCGATATTGATCCTACTACCGGTTCGGTGAGTTTTACTCCCGGCGAGCGTATGGCGGTTTTAAAACAAAACCACTACGAGTTTGACGAGTTTCCGGTTATCGAAACCGTGTTGATGGGCTACAAAGAGCTTTACAACACCATGAAAGAAAAAGATGCCATTTATCTTAAAGAGGATTTTACCGATGCCGACGGTGAGCGTGCCGGCGAACTGGAAAACCTGTTTGCCGAAATGGACGGCTGGAATGCCGAAAGCAACGCTGCCACCATATTGAGTAACTTAGGTATTAAAGAAGATACGCACTATAAATTACTTAAAGAGCTTGACGGTACGCAAAAGGTACGTGTGTTATTAGCACAGGCGCTATTTGGAAAACCCGATATTTTGTTGCTGGATGAGCCTACCAACGACTTGGACATTAATACCATTAGCTGGCTTGAAGATTTTTTGGCCGGTTACGAGGCTATTGTACTGGTGGTATCGCACGACAGGCACTTTTTAGACACTGTGTGTACGCACGTGGTAGATATTGACTTTAGCAAGATGACCATTTATACAGGTAACTACACGTTCTGGTATCAATCGAGCCAGCTGGCTTTAAAACAACGGTCAGATCAGAATAAGAAACTGGAAGAGAAGGTTAAAGAGTTACAGGAATTCATCAGCCGCTTTAGCGCCAACGCTTCTAAATCAAAACAGGCCACCAGCCGTAAAAAGGCTTTGGATAAAATTAACCTCGATGAAATTAAACCATCGAACCGTAAGTATCCGGCTATTATGTTTAACCAGCAAAGCCGCGAGGCGGGCGACCAGATCTTACAGATTGAAAACCTGAGCAAAACGCTTAACGGCGAGGTGATGTTTAAAAACATTAACCTCATGGTAGGTAAAGGCGATAAAATTGCCATCCTTTCCAAAAACAGCTTGGCCACAACGGCATTTTACGATATTTTAACCGGTAGAGATACCGATTTTACCGGCAGCTTTAAATGGGGTATTACCATTAACCCGGCCGATATGCCGATTGATAATGCCGAGTATTTTAAAGGCAAAGATTTAAACCTGGTTGACTGGTTGCGCGAATATGCTCCCGGCGACAAGGATGAACAATTTATCCGTAGCTTTTTAGGCCGTATGTTATTCTCGGGCGAAGAAGTTTTGAAGAAAAGCACCGTACTTTCGGGTGGTGAAAAAATGCGTTGCATGTTTAGCCGCATGATGCTGCAACAACCTAACGTGCTGATTTTTGATGAGCCAACCAACCACCTTGACCTGGAATCGATTACCGCCCTCAACAACGGCATGAAAGATTTTAAAGGCACTATCCTATTCACATCGCGAGATCATGAGCTTACCGAAACCGTAGCCACCCGCGTAATTGAATTAACACCAAAAGGCATCATTGATAAAATGATGAGCTACGATGACTACATTACCAGCGATGTTGTACAACAACAGCGTGATGAAATGTATGCATAG
- a CDS encoding response regulator transcription factor, protein MLKRILVLDDNMDILEVVHEVLTYEQFEVKSTSDSTGIVGVAEEYNPDLIILDFKLMDGNGGDICRTIKSHKQLHKTPVIIFSAYTTNTIDFFSFGCDAVIAKPFDLTDLIGTVNQCLKMN, encoded by the coding sequence ATGCTCAAACGGATTTTGGTGCTTGATGATAATATGGACATACTTGAAGTAGTTCATGAGGTGCTTACTTACGAGCAGTTCGAAGTGAAATCAACTTCTGACAGTACTGGCATAGTTGGCGTAGCCGAAGAATACAACCCCGATCTTATCATCCTCGATTTTAAGCTGATGGATGGCAATGGCGGAGATATATGCCGTACCATTAAATCGCACAAGCAGTTACACAAAACCCCGGTTATTATCTTTTCGGCCTATACCACCAACACTATCGACTTTTTTAGCTTTGGATGCGATGCAGTTATCGCAAAACCCTTTGACCTTACCGACCTTATTGGCACGGTTAACCAATGTTTGAAGATGAATTGA